The following proteins come from a genomic window of Irregularibacter muris:
- a CDS encoding helix-turn-helix transcriptional regulator, with protein sequence MNNLVEKLRKDKGLNQEELSKALKVSRQTISAIENGKYNPSLDLAFTISDFFGLKIEEIFFPNKGGKKNEKK encoded by the coding sequence TTGAACAATCTAGTTGAAAAATTAAGAAAAGATAAGGGATTGAACCAAGAAGAACTTTCTAAGGCACTTAAAGTATCCAGGCAGACCATCAGTGCGATAGAAAACGGAAAATATAATCCTTCACTAGATTTAGCTTTTACAATATCAGATTTTTTTGGATTAAAAATCGAGGAAATCTTCTTTCCCAATAAAGGAGGTAAAAAAAATGAAAAAAAATAA
- the helD gene encoding RNA polymerase recycling motor HelD, producing the protein MHKNDVEWDVENERLRDVLKEIKKQFDEKRNMKEKFKQDTIETQKEMWQNVGALSISNGLDQIAEFMTFTDMIKTQKRSYEFTRKLQEKYEKMLLSPYFGRMDFLENGESRAEKYYIGISNLINDHYDFLVYDWRAPVCSMFYDYEIGEANYICPDGIIDGKLTLKRQYKINNGKLEYMFDSNLKIDDEILQDILGKSTDNNKMKTIITTIQREQNKVIRNEKYKNLIVQGPAGSGKTSIALHRIAYLLYKHRDKITSKNIVIFSPNEIFNDYISNVLPQLGEDNMNQTTFKDYMHKVLGSELIKEDYCAMMEYILTSKGNLAYQSRIENIKYKSSMEFIDVLKQYVAYIEKMDKNFKDIIVRDRLVLSSKDLQALFLKDYRQLPLKRRLQKIRARILFLLEPYEKQMIEELASELEDSGSYVDQVEIMERSKSMIKNEMENIYHEISRMTEFDLVDMYKKLFEKLEFFIEDSNTEYYKKMDKIKSYTLDNLNAGRLNYEEQPPLLYLKGALGDLPKTSEIKYVIIDEAQDYTPLQYEIFYQLFQHADITILGDLNQSINPFMNLGNYHSISQIFPENNTLIINLTKSYRSTMEITQFSRKLLNKKISDEYVERSGEEPLILGFSTEGNIKERIIEDIKLYKEKGYKSIGIITRTAKEAEEVYRSLKDKIHVKAIMRDDDEYVSDTLVIPSYLAKGLEFDVVLIYNAGNENYCCEEDRLLLYTACTRALHVLCIYYSGKITPLLEES; encoded by the coding sequence ATGCATAAGAACGACGTTGAATGGGATGTGGAGAATGAAAGGCTTCGGGATGTACTTAAAGAAATAAAAAAACAGTTTGATGAAAAACGTAATATGAAAGAAAAATTTAAACAAGATACCATTGAAACCCAAAAGGAAATGTGGCAAAATGTAGGCGCGCTTTCTATAAGTAATGGACTTGATCAGATTGCAGAGTTTATGACCTTCACCGATATGATTAAAACCCAGAAAAGAAGTTATGAGTTTACAAGAAAACTTCAGGAAAAATACGAAAAAATGCTTTTATCACCCTATTTCGGAAGAATGGATTTTCTTGAAAATGGAGAATCAAGAGCTGAGAAGTATTATATTGGAATCTCAAATCTAATAAATGATCATTATGATTTCCTTGTATATGATTGGCGTGCACCGGTTTGTAGTATGTTTTATGATTATGAAATTGGAGAAGCAAATTATATATGCCCTGATGGGATTATTGATGGAAAACTTACGCTGAAAAGACAATACAAAATTAATAATGGAAAACTTGAGTATATGTTTGACAGCAATCTTAAGATAGACGATGAAATCCTTCAAGATATCTTAGGTAAGAGTACAGACAATAATAAGATGAAAACAATAATAACAACCATTCAAAGAGAGCAGAATAAAGTAATTCGTAATGAAAAATATAAAAATCTAATTGTTCAAGGGCCTGCAGGAAGCGGGAAAACCTCTATCGCCCTTCATAGAATTGCCTATCTTTTATATAAGCATCGGGATAAAATAACATCTAAAAATATAGTAATATTCTCACCGAATGAAATTTTCAATGATTATATTTCTAATGTATTGCCCCAGCTTGGTGAAGACAATATGAATCAGACAACATTTAAGGACTATATGCATAAGGTCTTAGGGAGTGAGCTTATAAAGGAAGACTACTGCGCAATGATGGAATATATTCTGACTTCAAAAGGAAATTTAGCTTATCAAAGCAGAATAGAGAATATAAAATATAAGTCTTCTATGGAGTTTATCGATGTATTAAAACAATATGTAGCCTATATTGAAAAAATGGACAAAAACTTTAAAGATATTATAGTTAGAGATAGGTTAGTCCTATCCTCTAAAGATTTACAAGCGCTATTTTTAAAAGATTATAGACAACTTCCCCTGAAAAGAAGGCTGCAAAAGATAAGAGCAAGAATTTTATTCCTTTTAGAGCCATATGAAAAACAGATGATCGAAGAACTTGCTAGTGAACTTGAGGACTCCGGATCTTATGTAGATCAAGTAGAAATTATGGAACGCAGTAAATCTATGATAAAAAATGAAATGGAAAATATATATCATGAAATCAGTAGGATGACAGAGTTTGATTTAGTAGATATGTATAAAAAACTTTTTGAGAAATTAGAATTTTTTATTGAAGATTCAAATACCGAATACTATAAGAAAATGGATAAAATAAAAAGCTATACTTTGGATAATCTGAATGCTGGAAGGCTTAATTATGAGGAACAACCTCCACTTTTGTATCTGAAAGGAGCCCTAGGAGATCTTCCTAAAACATCAGAAATAAAATATGTTATTATTGATGAGGCTCAGGACTATACACCTTTACAGTATGAAATTTTTTATCAGCTTTTTCAGCATGCAGATATAACTATACTGGGTGATCTTAACCAATCTATAAATCCCTTTATGAACTTAGGAAATTATCATAGTATATCCCAAATATTCCCCGAAAATAATACTTTGATAATTAATCTAACCAAAAGCTATAGATCTACAATGGAAATTACTCAGTTTTCAAGGAAGTTGCTTAACAAGAAAATTTCAGATGAATATGTAGAAAGAAGTGGAGAGGAGCCATTAATCCTTGGGTTCTCCACAGAAGGAAATATCAAAGAAAGAATTATTGAGGACATAAAATTATACAAGGAGAAAGGATACAAATCTATTGGAATTATAACAAGAACGGCAAAGGAAGCAGAGGAGGTATATAGGTCGTTAAAAGATAAAATCCATGTTAAAGCTATAATGAGGGATGACGATGAATATGTAAGTGATACCCTTGTAATTCCATCCTATCTTGCTAAAGGATTAGAGTTTGATGTAGTACTTATTTATAATGCAGGGAATGAAAACTACTGCTGCGAAGAGGACAGACTGCTGCTTTATACTGCTTGTACAAGAGCCCTTCATGTTTTATGCATATACTATTCGGGCAAGATTACACCATTGCTGGAGGAAAGTTAG
- the smpB gene encoding SsrA-binding protein SmpB: MAKDSIKVIANNKKARHDYFIEETYEAGISLSGTEVKSIRQGRVNLKESYASIKNAEVQVHQMHISPYEQGNINNKDPLRVRKLLLHKSEIRKLIGYTQQQGYALIPLRLYLKRGLVKMELAVAKGKKLYDKREDLAKKDAQRAMERAFKDRNQS; this comes from the coding sequence ATGGCAAAGGATAGTATAAAAGTTATAGCCAATAATAAAAAAGCTAGACATGATTACTTTATAGAGGAAACATATGAGGCAGGAATATCCCTATCAGGAACTGAAGTAAAGTCCATTAGACAGGGAAGGGTAAACCTAAAGGAAAGCTATGCTTCTATCAAGAATGCAGAAGTGCAAGTGCATCAAATGCACATCAGTCCTTATGAACAAGGCAATATTAACAATAAAGATCCCCTAAGAGTAAGAAAATTATTATTGCATAAATCAGAAATAAGAAAATTAATAGGATATACTCAACAACAGGGGTATGCACTTATTCCTTTAAGATTATATTTAAAAAGAGGATTGGTGAAGATGGAATTGGCTGTGGCCAAGGGGAAAAAATTATATGATAAAAGAGAAGATTTAGCTAAAAAAGATGCTCAAAGAGCTATGGAAAGAGCTTTTAAAGACCGAAATCAAAGTTAG
- a CDS encoding MarR family transcriptional regulator: MNIRILELLAEHLEKQDLLSKLIEKEFLHGYGYSEIHCIDAIGVLDTPNVTNIANHLKMTRGAISKITKKQIMAGLIESYSLEDNKKEIYFKLTRDGQKLFDEHKQRHEIWRKRDSAFLNQYPENKLAEICTFLEEFNEYLGEQIEFISKEKR; this comes from the coding sequence ATGAATATTCGAATTCTTGAGCTATTAGCTGAACATCTTGAAAAACAAGACTTATTATCTAAATTAATAGAGAAAGAATTTTTACATGGCTATGGATATTCTGAAATACATTGCATTGATGCAATCGGTGTATTAGATACCCCAAATGTCACCAATATTGCTAATCATTTAAAGATGACCCGAGGAGCGATTAGTAAGATTACTAAAAAACAAATAATGGCAGGATTGATTGAAAGCTATTCTTTAGAAGATAACAAAAAAGAAATTTATTTCAAATTAACAAGGGATGGGCAAAAATTATTTGATGAACACAAACAACGTCATGAAATATGGAGGAAACGGGATTCTGCTTTTTTGAACCAATATCCCGAGAATAAACTTGCTGAAATTTGTACATTTCTTGAGGAATTTAATGAGTATTTAGGAGAACAGATAGAATTCATATCAAAGGAAAAGAGGTGA
- a CDS encoding MBL fold metallo-hydrolase, with amino-acid sequence MIEEILKNIYVIKIPLPNNPLKNLNSYYIKGEERNLLVDTGFNSEVCYQAMKEGLKKLKVDMNSTDIFLTHIHSDHIGLSYRIASKNSKIYISDIDKKYLDEFLNNHYWNYMLNKFKGSGFSMEEFEQNSKYNPLTAYLPPREIKYETIVDNFTIDLGNYTLRSIITPGHTPGHMCLYEENEKLLFSGDHILFDISPNIGTWNNFENPLGKYIESLEKIKDMNIEHTFSAHRSTIGNHRERIEQLIQHHRKRLEEAYNAVLITPGITAYEVASKMKWSIRSKNWNDFPIVQKFFAVNEAESHLEYLITSGKIKAELVDGKYLYYVV; translated from the coding sequence ATGATAGAAGAAATTTTAAAGAATATATATGTTATAAAAATCCCATTACCTAACAATCCACTTAAAAATTTAAACAGCTACTATATTAAAGGAGAAGAAAGAAACCTTTTAGTGGATACAGGATTTAATTCAGAAGTATGTTATCAGGCAATGAAGGAAGGTCTTAAGAAATTAAAGGTGGATATGAACTCAACAGACATATTCTTAACACATATTCATTCAGACCATATAGGTCTTAGCTATAGGATAGCATCGAAAAATTCAAAAATCTATATCAGTGATATAGATAAAAAATATCTTGATGAATTCTTAAATAATCATTATTGGAATTATATGCTGAATAAGTTTAAAGGAAGCGGCTTTTCAATGGAAGAATTTGAACAAAACAGTAAATACAACCCTCTAACAGCATATCTTCCACCGAGAGAAATAAAGTACGAAACTATAGTAGATAATTTTACTATTGATTTGGGAAACTATACGTTAAGATCCATTATCACTCCAGGTCATACTCCTGGGCATATGTGTCTTTATGAAGAAAATGAAAAGTTGCTTTTTAGCGGAGATCATATATTGTTTGACATTTCCCCAAATATAGGAACTTGGAATAACTTTGAAAATCCACTTGGGAAGTATATTGAAAGTCTAGAAAAAATTAAAGATATGAACATAGAACATACATTTTCTGCTCATAGGAGCACAATTGGGAATCATAGGGAGAGAATTGAACAGCTTATTCAGCACCATAGGAAAAGACTAGAGGAGGCCTATAATGCAGTTTTGATAACGCCTGGCATTACAGCCTATGAGGTTGCTTCAAAGATGAAGTGGTCAATTCGATCTAAGAATTGGAACGATTTCCCCATAGTTCAAAAGTTTTTTGCCGTCAATGAGGCAGAATCTCACCTTGAATATCTTATTACAAGCGGCAAGATAAAAGCAGAGCTGGTTGATGGGAAGTATTTGTATTATGTAGTGTAG
- a CDS encoding MarR family winged helix-turn-helix transcriptional regulator, which produces MKVVKFKNEIWDLLRCVNENMESVFRPIGEHYGLTIMQTRILIEINQDEEHTVGTLGNTFGLTSGNASSMCKKLEKMGFLQRIRSEKDERRVKLVLTQLGESTISNIDRELQGKYQPILETKNQDDFEAIIYGLKQLTSILEEMKKLNQ; this is translated from the coding sequence ATGAAAGTAGTAAAATTTAAAAATGAAATATGGGATCTACTTCGCTGTGTAAATGAAAACATGGAGTCTGTTTTTCGTCCTATTGGAGAGCATTATGGACTAACCATTATGCAGACCCGCATTCTGATTGAAATCAATCAGGATGAGGAACATACTGTGGGTACTTTAGGAAACACTTTTGGATTAACAAGCGGAAATGCCTCCTCCATGTGTAAAAAATTAGAAAAAATGGGGTTTTTACAAAGGATTCGTAGTGAAAAGGATGAACGTAGGGTAAAGTTGGTTCTTACTCAGTTAGGGGAAAGTACCATTTCAAATATAGACAGAGAATTGCAGGGAAAATACCAACCAATTTTAGAAACAAAAAATCAAGATGATTTTGAAGCTATTATTTATGGATTAAAACAATTGACATCCATTTTAGAGGAAATGAAGAAGCTAAATCAATGA
- a CDS encoding cell wall hydrolase, protein MKTKKKIILTIFIAVLMLAIITPEVLASESYRLLKFGSRGNDVAHLQQTLQNRGYSISVDGIYGKKTERTVINFQINHKLRIDGIAGRETQSKLFGNATTTSRGTTSNTKVDSNDIYWLARIIQAEAGAEPYKGKVAVGNVIINRVNSKDFPNTVYNVIFEYYKNIPQFSPVADGTIYNNPSQESIQAAKEAIGGARPVGNSTYFFNPSKAAGSWIVNNKAYVTRIGGHVFYQ, encoded by the coding sequence ATGAAAACAAAAAAGAAGATAATTTTGACCATATTCATAGCAGTTTTAATGCTGGCTATTATTACACCAGAGGTATTAGCTAGTGAATCTTATCGGTTATTAAAATTTGGAAGCCGTGGAAATGATGTTGCACATCTCCAACAAACTCTACAAAATAGAGGCTATTCTATTTCTGTGGATGGAATCTATGGAAAGAAAACAGAGAGAACCGTTATTAATTTTCAAATCAATCATAAATTAAGAATTGACGGTATAGCTGGTAGAGAAACCCAATCTAAACTATTTGGGAATGCTACTACAACTTCAAGGGGGACAACCTCTAACACCAAAGTTGATTCTAATGATATCTATTGGTTGGCAAGAATTATTCAAGCCGAAGCTGGGGCAGAGCCCTATAAGGGAAAAGTTGCCGTTGGGAATGTTATTATAAACCGTGTTAATTCTAAAGACTTCCCCAATACTGTTTATAATGTAATCTTTGAATACTACAAGAATATACCTCAGTTTAGTCCTGTAGCTGATGGGACTATTTACAACAATCCTTCCCAAGAAAGTATACAAGCAGCTAAGGAGGCTATAGGTGGCGCAAGACCTGTTGGAAATTCAACTTATTTCTTTAACCCATCCAAAGCAGCCGGTAGTTGGATTGTAAACAATAAAGCCTATGTTACAAGAATAGGTGGACATGTATTTTATCAATAA
- a CDS encoding cyclase family protein — protein sequence MFIDLTVLVTPKMIVDAQGNEKKALVGHLGTHFDVMDKEFPLEYIERKAIAFDVSTIVDRDIEISDIDILKVKKDMFVAFHTGFIEREGYGGKGYFQGHPQLSEDLIEKLLELKISIIGIDCAGIRRGAEHTPKDQYCADKNVFVVENICNLKALGLETGSKEFIANTYPIKYAQTTGLPCRVVAKL from the coding sequence ATGTTTATTGATTTGACGGTTTTAGTGACGCCCAAAATGATTGTAGACGCCCAAGGAAATGAAAAGAAAGCTTTAGTAGGTCATTTAGGAACCCATTTTGATGTAATGGACAAAGAATTCCCCTTAGAATACATTGAGCGAAAGGCCATCGCATTCGATGTAAGTACAATTGTAGATAGGGATATTGAAATATCGGATATTGATATTTTAAAGGTGAAAAAAGATATGTTTGTAGCTTTTCATACTGGATTTATTGAGCGAGAAGGATATGGGGGAAAAGGATATTTTCAAGGACATCCTCAGCTTTCAGAGGATTTAATTGAAAAGCTACTAGAATTAAAAATTTCTATTATTGGAATTGATTGTGCTGGAATTAGACGAGGTGCGGAACATACACCAAAAGACCAATATTGTGCAGATAAAAATGTTTTTGTTGTTGAAAATATTTGTAATTTGAAGGCATTAGGTTTGGAAACTGGGAGTAAGGAGTTCATTGCCAATACTTATCCTATTAAATATGCACAGACAACAGGATTGCCTTGTCGGGTGGTGGCAAAACTCTAA
- a CDS encoding pyridoxamine 5'-phosphate oxidase family protein, producing the protein MGSSQGFNQTIETEEELRSIIGFPSQLIRNKVITYLDEHCVNFISKSPFLVISTADDAGYCDSSPKGDNPGFVLVLDEKHLIIPERPGNKKIDSMRNILSNPRIGLLFIIPGMEETLRVNGKAAIVKDEELLEKMKFKGKKPLLGIGVEVEECFIHCAKAFKRSNLWQPSFWPDKKTLPSASEILSDHSKIPNQDVMDILEDSYTKRLY; encoded by the coding sequence ATGGGATCAAGTCAAGGATTTAACCAAACAATCGAAACCGAAGAAGAACTTCGGAGCATTATAGGATTTCCTAGCCAATTAATAAGAAATAAGGTTATTACATATTTAGATGAACATTGTGTAAATTTTATTTCCAAATCACCGTTTTTGGTTATTTCAACAGCAGACGATGCTGGTTATTGCGATTCATCTCCAAAGGGGGATAACCCAGGGTTTGTTCTTGTCTTAGATGAAAAACATTTAATTATACCTGAAAGACCTGGAAATAAAAAAATTGATTCTATGCGTAATATCTTATCAAACCCCAGAATAGGCCTTCTTTTCATAATTCCCGGTATGGAAGAAACTCTGAGAGTGAATGGAAAGGCAGCTATAGTCAAAGATGAAGAACTACTTGAAAAAATGAAATTTAAAGGCAAGAAACCACTTTTAGGTATAGGAGTAGAAGTCGAAGAATGTTTCATCCATTGTGCTAAAGCTTTCAAACGTTCCAATCTATGGCAACCAAGTTTCTGGCCAGATAAAAAAACATTACCTTCGGCATCAGAAATCTTATCTGACCACTCGAAAATTCCAAACCAAGATGTTATGGATATTCTGGAGGACAGCTATACAAAGCGACTCTATTAA
- a CDS encoding aspartyl-phosphate phosphatase Spo0E family protein, with amino-acid sequence MGDKNLIIAIEDKRHILNKMVSNEVALTKDMIVHVSQELDKLIKEYYTKYN; translated from the coding sequence ATGGGCGATAAAAATTTGATAATTGCTATTGAGGATAAACGACATATATTAAATAAAATGGTAAGTAATGAAGTGGCTTTGACTAAGGACATGATTGTTCATGTAAGTCAAGAATTGGATAAGCTGATAAAAGAATACTACACTAAATATAATTAG
- a CDS encoding YgjV family protein — MTINWLEWIGYLASFLVLVSLLMTSIIRLRWINLIGSGLFSLYGFLIGSFPVAIMNFFTVCINIYYLRRIYFTREDFKILPLEDNRQYYHYFLDFYKIDIEKYTNQKFVQTDKFDVSFFTLRNMIPTGIFLGTRYNETTLEVALDFVIPEYRDLKIGAYIYTNMKDYFLHEGYSELISFSTNKEHDKYFVKMGFEESIEEGKTCFKKTLL, encoded by the coding sequence ATGACTATAAATTGGCTAGAATGGATAGGGTACTTAGCTTCTTTTTTGGTTTTAGTATCTTTATTGATGACTTCTATAATAAGACTAAGATGGATAAACTTAATAGGTTCCGGACTTTTTTCTTTATACGGCTTTCTCATTGGATCCTTTCCAGTAGCAATAATGAATTTTTTCACTGTCTGTATTAATATATATTATCTCCGAAGGATCTATTTTACCAGGGAAGATTTTAAAATCCTTCCTCTAGAGGACAACCGCCAGTATTATCATTATTTTTTAGATTTTTATAAAATAGATATTGAGAAATATACAAACCAGAAATTTGTTCAGACAGATAAATTTGATGTCAGTTTTTTTACTTTGCGGAATATGATCCCAACAGGGATTTTTTTAGGAACTCGCTATAATGAAACGACCCTAGAAGTAGCCTTAGATTTTGTTATACCAGAATATAGAGATTTAAAGATAGGTGCCTATATTTATACAAATATGAAAGATTATTTTCTTCATGAAGGCTACTCTGAATTAATAAGCTTTTCGACAAATAAAGAGCATGATAAATATTTTGTCAAAATGGGTTTTGAAGAATCCATAGAAGAGGGAAAAACTTGTTTTAAAAAGACTCTTCTATAG
- the ftsH gene encoding ATP-dependent zinc metalloprotease FtsH, translating to MKEQKHPKKSIIFSYAIALLVIIFFNTLIVPTFLQQQVKEVDYGTFLKQVEEGKVSEVEIEKDKIGFTVKNKDKTEQIYITGLMEDPELVNKLYAEGVKFSKVIPKENSPLTNFILSWILLPAIFIGLGQLLIKQMQKRMLGGGNAMTFGKSNAKIYVQAETGKTFKDVAGQDEAKEALTEIVDFLHSPEKYTEIGAILPKGALLVGPPGTGKTLLARAVAGEANVPFFSISGSEFVEMFVGMGAAKVRDLFKQANEKAPCIVFIDEIDTIGKKRDNAGFGGNDEREQTLNQLLTEMDGFDGKKGVVILAATNRPESLDKALLRPGRFDRRIPVELPDLAGREAILKVHAKDIKMKPDIDFNIIARATSGASGADLANIVNEGALRAVRQRRNLVSQEDLEESVEVVIAGYQRKGKVISPKEKEIIAYHEIGHALVAAKQTDSAPVHKITIIPRTSGALGYTMQVEEGENTLMSKEQAFNKIATLTGGRAAEELIFGTSTSGASNDIEQATKIARAMVTRLGMSKNFDMMALETVTNQYLGGDTSLACSSETATKIDQEVLEIIKKAHEKAIDILKSNQDKMHQLARYLLEKETITGEEFMEIINQ from the coding sequence ATGAAAGAGCAAAAACATCCCAAGAAATCTATAATCTTTTCCTATGCTATAGCTTTATTGGTTATTATATTTTTTAATACACTAATAGTACCTACCTTTTTACAACAGCAAGTTAAAGAAGTTGATTATGGAACATTTTTAAAACAGGTAGAAGAAGGAAAAGTAAGTGAAGTAGAGATTGAGAAAGATAAGATTGGTTTTACCGTAAAGAACAAGGATAAAACAGAACAAATTTATATCACTGGGTTAATGGAAGATCCGGAGTTGGTCAATAAATTATATGCAGAGGGAGTGAAATTTTCTAAGGTCATTCCAAAGGAAAACTCTCCTTTAACGAACTTTATTTTGTCATGGATACTATTGCCAGCCATATTCATAGGATTGGGACAGCTCCTGATAAAACAAATGCAAAAGCGTATGCTTGGCGGTGGAAATGCCATGACCTTTGGAAAGAGCAATGCCAAAATATATGTACAAGCCGAAACAGGAAAAACCTTTAAGGATGTAGCAGGGCAAGACGAGGCAAAAGAAGCCTTAACAGAAATTGTAGACTTTTTGCATAGTCCTGAAAAGTATACCGAAATAGGAGCCATACTGCCTAAAGGAGCATTACTTGTAGGACCCCCTGGTACAGGAAAAACTTTATTAGCCCGTGCAGTTGCCGGTGAAGCCAATGTACCCTTCTTTTCCATTTCTGGTTCTGAATTTGTAGAGATGTTTGTGGGAATGGGTGCTGCCAAGGTCAGAGATTTATTTAAACAGGCTAACGAAAAAGCCCCTTGTATCGTTTTTATTGATGAGATTGATACCATAGGGAAAAAACGTGACAATGCAGGCTTTGGGGGCAATGATGAAAGAGAACAAACCTTAAACCAACTTCTTACTGAAATGGATGGGTTTGATGGGAAAAAAGGAGTTGTTATTTTGGCGGCCACTAACCGCCCTGAGTCACTAGATAAGGCTTTATTACGTCCAGGGCGTTTTGATAGACGTATCCCTGTAGAATTACCTGATCTTGCAGGAAGGGAGGCCATCTTAAAAGTCCATGCTAAGGATATAAAAATGAAACCTGATATAGATTTTAATATCATTGCGCGGGCAACTTCTGGTGCATCAGGAGCAGATCTTGCCAATATTGTTAATGAAGGTGCACTTCGGGCTGTAAGGCAGAGAAGAAATTTAGTATCCCAAGAGGATTTAGAAGAATCTGTAGAAGTTGTTATTGCAGGATATCAACGTAAAGGCAAAGTAATTTCGCCAAAGGAAAAAGAAATCATAGCCTATCATGAAATAGGACATGCTTTAGTTGCAGCAAAGCAAACAGACTCTGCCCCCGTTCACAAGATTACCATTATACCTCGTACTTCTGGAGCTTTAGGCTATACTATGCAGGTGGAAGAAGGAGAAAACACCCTAATGAGTAAGGAACAAGCCTTTAATAAGATTGCTACCCTTACTGGTGGTCGTGCAGCAGAGGAATTAATATTTGGTACTTCCACATCGGGTGCTTCCAATGACATTGAACAAGCCACAAAGATTGCCCGGGCAATGGTTACTCGATTAGGAATGAGTAAAAACTTTGATATGATGGCTTTAGAAACGGTAACCAATCAATATTTAGGTGGAGATACCTCCCTAGCATGTTCTTCAGAAACCGCTACTAAAATTGATCAAGAGGTACTAGAAATTATTAAAAAAGCTCATGAAAAGGCCATAGATATCTTAAAATCAAATCAAGATAAAATGCATCAACTAGCCAGATATCTATTAGAAAAAGAAACCATTACCGGTGAAGAGTTTATGGAGATTATTAATCAGTAA
- a CDS encoding tRNA 2-thiocytidine biosynthesis TtcA family protein — translation MKDITGEGCEVLVPFSERKPLEEIEKSIIKKYRKHIWSKFTKALKEYNLVEEGDKIAVAISGGKDSMLMAKLFQELKKHNHQANFELEFIVMDPGYHPDIKKLLIDNCDYLNIPIKIFESGIFGIINDIAKDYPCFMCAKMRRGALYNKAQELGCNKLALGHHFNDVIETTLLNILYTGNVKTMLPKLKSTNFEGLELIRPLYFMEETYIEKFTQNNGIWPLNCACMVAAKRTGNKRYEIKKLIEDLKINIKDVDKSIFNAARNVNMDAILGWKKDGEKHSYLDFYE, via the coding sequence ATGAAGGATATAACAGGAGAAGGGTGTGAAGTGCTAGTCCCCTTTAGTGAAAGAAAACCCCTTGAGGAGATTGAAAAAAGTATTATAAAAAAATATAGAAAGCATATTTGGTCAAAGTTTACCAAAGCTTTAAAAGAATATAATTTAGTTGAAGAGGGAGATAAAATAGCCGTTGCTATTTCAGGAGGGAAAGATAGTATGCTAATGGCTAAATTATTTCAAGAATTAAAAAAACACAATCATCAAGCTAATTTTGAGTTGGAATTTATTGTCATGGATCCAGGTTATCATCCAGACATAAAAAAGCTGCTAATCGATAATTGCGACTACTTGAATATCCCTATAAAGATTTTTGAATCCGGTATTTTTGGAATTATCAATGATATTGCTAAGGATTATCCTTGCTTTATGTGTGCCAAGATGAGAAGGGGAGCCTTGTATAATAAAGCGCAAGAACTAGGATGCAATAAGTTGGCTCTTGGTCATCATTTTAATGATGTCATAGAGACTACTCTACTTAATATCCTTTATACTGGTAATGTTAAAACTATGTTACCTAAATTAAAATCCACAAACTTTGAGGGACTTGAATTAATCAGACCTCTTTACTTTATGGAGGAGACTTATATAGAAAAATTTACACAAAACAATGGTATTTGGCCCCTTAATTGTGCATGCATGGTAGCTGCTAAGAGAACAGGCAATAAAAGATATGAAATAAAAAAACTAATAGAGGATTTAAAGATAAATATTAAAGATGTGGATAAATCCATTTTTAACGCTGCAAGGAATGTCAATATGGACGCTATATTGGGATGGAAAAAAGATGGTGAAAAACATTCCTATCTAGATTTCTATGAATAA